The following proteins are encoded in a genomic region of Actinomycetota bacterium:
- a CDS encoding glycoside hydrolase family 16 protein: ASPSPTEAPSPALPSYEPSGEALPTGNLAGWTQVFTDDFRGSFLNRSAWGPYTGMPGGDQGGWWDPSHVGVQNGMLQLKSYRDTAHANPANPGGYVSGGVSSAPALRQTYGKYLVRFRMDRGAGIAGVLLLWPSNDIWPPEIDFGEDGGGTRDHSTATLHYGPSDQQIARTVTADFTKWHTLGVEWTPGQLAFTMDDRVWATIANPGVPSETMEMDLQTQAGTCGNADDPCPDASTPNEVDMDIDWVAAYSYTPNAG, from the coding sequence GGCCTCGCCGTCCCCCACCGAGGCCCCGTCGCCCGCCCTGCCCTCCTACGAGCCCTCCGGTGAGGCCCTGCCCACCGGCAACCTGGCGGGCTGGACGCAGGTGTTCACCGACGACTTCCGGGGCTCGTTCTTGAACCGCAGCGCCTGGGGGCCGTACACCGGCATGCCGGGCGGCGACCAGGGCGGCTGGTGGGACCCGTCCCACGTCGGCGTCCAGAACGGCATGCTGCAGCTGAAGAGTTACCGCGACACCGCGCACGCCAACCCGGCCAACCCCGGCGGGTATGTCTCGGGCGGCGTCTCCAGCGCCCCCGCCCTGCGCCAGACCTACGGCAAGTACCTGGTCCGCTTCCGCATGGACAGGGGCGCCGGCATCGCCGGTGTCCTGCTGCTGTGGCCGTCCAACGACATCTGGCCGCCCGAGATCGATTTCGGCGAGGACGGCGGCGGCACCCGCGATCACTCCACCGCCACGCTGCACTACGGCCCGTCCGACCAGCAGATTGCCCGGACTGTGACCGCCGACTTCACGAAATGGCACACCCTGGGCGTCGAATGGACCCCGGGTCAGCTCGCCTTCACGATGGACGACCGGGTGTGGGCGACGATCGCCAACCCCGGCGTCCCGAGCGAGACCATGGAAATGGACCTGCAGACCCAGGCGGGCACCTGCGGCAACGCCGACGACCCGTGCCCGGACGCCAGCACCCCCAACGAGGTGGACATGGACATCGATTGGGTCGCGGCCTACTCCTACACGCCCAATGCCGGCTGA
- a CDS encoding Rieske 2Fe-2S domain-containing protein: MEFETVTKKIELPEGDLVAYDVCETWVLLAEIDGEVYAMGDLCTHKGCSLAKGTLEGTTVTCPCHGSQFNVTNGEVLRGPATEAAASYRTKVERGVVYVEV, from the coding sequence ATGGAATTCGAGACGGTGACCAAGAAGATCGAGCTGCCGGAGGGCGACCTCGTCGCCTACGACGTCTGCGAGACCTGGGTCCTCCTGGCGGAGATCGACGGCGAGGTCTACGCCATGGGCGACCTCTGCACCCACAAGGGCTGCTCCCTCGCCAAGGGAACGCTGGAGGGGACGACCGTGACCTGCCCGTGCCATGGCTCGCAGTTCAACGTCACCAACGGTGAGGTCCTGCGGGGCCCGGCCACCGAAGCGGCGGCCAGCTACCGGACCAAGGTCGAACGGGGCGTGGTCTACGTCGAGGTGTAG